The Dioscorea cayenensis subsp. rotundata cultivar TDr96_F1 chromosome 21, TDr96_F1_v2_PseudoChromosome.rev07_lg8_w22 25.fasta, whole genome shotgun sequence genome includes a region encoding these proteins:
- the LOC120252497 gene encoding LOW QUALITY PROTEIN: disease resistance protein RFL1-like (The sequence of the model RefSeq protein was modified relative to this genomic sequence to represent the inferred CDS: inserted 2 bases in 1 codon) codes for MIQLKDDYNNRGCLVGSCSLNCWAKYKISQRSIKLLKEIKNLKTEYDAFKEKTEAQPPRAVREIPTSSIAVGKIFKLNLEKVHGYLADDNVSMVGIWGMGGVGKTTLLNEINNSLQVGGANMGFKHVIYLVVSKEPQFEKLQKEISKRLGLASNSEKSDIFEFLKNKDFLMLLDDMWKAVELPEKLGIPLPHHQNKHKVIFTTRKDDVCARMKADKKIKVECLDGEEAWHLFKQHANEETINSNAGIXKIAMKVMEKCFRALPLALKVIGGAMSNKKKPQEWRDMLSGPEDKEICVFGLIEYWIGIGLIDDFRNIGEAFDKGYNLIGNLNAACLVELHNRFGEDYVKLHDVIRDMALWIVSDCGKKKNKWITCTIDGDDLSQSIEWEAGTWKETERIFFEMDNWESDTILLNNLNIDAPTSPRYPNLKSLFINAGFTISYARWGNRFLNIFPHMPSLIYLNLSRAPISDVSKEIRVLVNLRYLNISNTFIWSLPPEFKELRELKYFICRDGPSIKDGLSILSRLPKLQVIDLYENNCLEADDLSLLKTRVKEIGAIWIAALEIVHASTEVRLLELVDAMDASQGHEGYYSRERLN; via the exons ATGATTCAATTGAAGGATGACTACAACAACAGAGGTTGTCTTGTTGGAAGTTGTTCCCTCAATTGTTGGGCCAAGTACAAGATTAGCCAAAGATCAATCAAGTTACTCAAAGAGATCAAGAATTTGAAGACGGAATATGATgctttcaaagaaaaaacagaGGCACAACCTCCAAGAGCAGTTAGGGAGATCCCAACTTCATCAATTGCTGTGGGCAAGATTTTCAAGTtaaatcttgagaaagttcaTGGTTACTTGGCAGATGACAATGTATCAATGGTGGGGATTTGGGGCATGGGAGGGGTCGGAAAGACAACTCTCTTGAATGAAATCAATAACTCATTACAAGTTGGTGGTGCCAACATGGGGTTCAAGCATGTCATTTATCTGGTGGTTTCAAAAGAACCTCAATTTGAGAAGCTTCAAAAGGAGATATCTAAAAGGTTGGGATTGGCCTCTAACTCTGAGAAGAGTGAcatatttgagtttttgaagAACAAGGACTTTTTGATGCTATTAGATGATATGTGGAAGGCAGTGGAGCTTCCTGAAAAACTTGGTATTCCACTTCCTCATCATCAAAA CAAGCACAAGGTGATCTTCACAACCAGAAAAGATGATGTGTGTGCTCGTATGAAAGCTGACAAGAAGATCAAAGTTGAATGTTTGGATGGAGAAGAAGCATGGCATCTTTTCAAGCAACATGCAAATGAAGAGACCATCAATTCCAATGCTGGTAT AAAAATTGCAATGAAAGTTATGGAGAAGTGCTTTAGGGCTTTACCACTTGCCCTTAAAGTTATTGGTGGAGCCATGTCGAATAAGAAGAAACCTCAAGAGTGGCGTGACATGCTCAG TGGCCCCGAAGATAAGGAGATTTGTGTGTTTGGTCTTATAGAGTATTGGATTGGAATTGGATTGATCGATGACTTCAGAAACATTGGAGAAGCTTTTGATAAGGGATATAATCTCATTGGAAACTTAAATGCAGCATGTTTGGTGGAATTGCACAATAGGTTTGGTGAAGATTATGTCAAATTACATGATGTGATTCGTGATATGGCACTGTGGATTGTCTCTGACTGtgggaagaaaaagaacaaatggaTTACATGTACAATAGATGGCGATGATCTTAGTCAATCTATAGAGTGGGAAGCAGGTACTTGGAAGGAGACAGAACGAATATTTTTCGAAATGGATAATTGGGAGAGTGACACAATCTTATTAAATAATCTAAATATTGATGCACCAACTTCTCCTCGATATCCTAATCTTAAGAGTCTATTTATTAATGCAGGATTTACTATCTCCTACGCCCGGTGGGGTAATAGGTTCCTAAATATTTTCCCTCACATGCCATCTCTCATATACTTGAATCTATCTAGGGCACCTATCTCTGATGTTTCAAAAGAAATTCGAGTTCTAGTCAATCTTCGTTACCTCAACATCAGCAACACATTCATTTGGTCACTTCCACCTGAATTCAAAGAGCTGAGGGAATTAAAATACTTCATTTGTAGAGATGGCCCAAGTATAAAGGATGGGTTGTCTATATTATCAAGGTTACCCAAGTTGCAAGTGATTGATCtttatgaaaataattgtttagaAGCAGATGATTTGAGTTTATTGAAGACAAGAGTTAAAGAGATTG GGGCAATCTGGATTGCGGCGTTGGAAATTGTTCACGCCAGCACCGAGGTGAGACTGCTGGAGCTGGTCGACGCCATGGACGCATCTCAAGGCCATGAGGGATACTATTCTCGAGAAAGATTGAATTAG